In Quercus lobata isolate SW786 chromosome 12, ValleyOak3.0 Primary Assembly, whole genome shotgun sequence, a genomic segment contains:
- the LOC115970907 gene encoding S-adenosylmethionine synthase 1, translating into METFLFTSESVNEGHPDKLCDQISDAVLDACLAQDPDSKVACETCTKTNMVMVFGEITTKGNIDYEKIVRDTCRTIGFVSDDVGLDADNCKVLVNIEQQSPDIAQGVHGHFTKRPEEIGAGDQGHMFGYATDETPEFMPLSHVLATKLGARLTEVRKNGTCPWLRPDGKTQVTVEYYNDNGAMVPVRVHTVLISTQHDETVTNDEIAADLKEHVIKPVIPEKYLDEKTIFHLNPSGRFVIGGPHGDAGLTGRKIIIDTYGGWGAHGGGAFSGKDPTKVDRSGAYIVRQAAKSIVANGLARRAIVQVSYAIGVPEPLSVFVDTYGTGKIPDKEILKIVKESFDFRPGMITINLDLKRGGNGRFLKTAAYGHFGRDDPDFTWEVVKPLKWEKPQS; encoded by the coding sequence ATGGAGACCTTTCTATTTACATCTGAATCCGTCAACGAGGGTCACCCCGACAAGCTGTGTGACCAGATCTCTGATGCAGTGCTCGACGCTTGCCTTGCTCAGGACCCTGACAGCAAGGTTGCCTGTGAAACATGCACCAAGACCAACATGGTCATGGTCTTTGGAGAAATCACCACCAAGGGCAACATAGACTATGAGAAGATTGTTAGAGACACATGCCGTACTATTGGATTTGTTTCTGATGATGTGGGTCTTGATGCTGACAACTGCAAGGTTTTGGTTAACATTGAGCAGCAGAGCCCTGATATTGCCCAGGGTGTCCATGGACACTTCACCAAGCGCCCTGAGGAGATTGGTGCTGGTGACCAGGGCCATATGTTTGGTTATGCCACTGATGAGACCCCTGAATTCATGCCCCTTAGCCATGTTCTTGCAACCAAGCTTGGGGCTCGCCTCACTGAGGTTAGGAAGAATGGCACTTGCCCCTGGTTGAGACCTGATGGCAAGACCCAAGTAACTGTTGAGTACTACAATGACAATGGTGCCATGGTTCCAGTCCGTGTCCACACTGTCCTTATCTCCACCCAGCACGACGAGACTGTCACAAACGATGAGATTGCTGCTGACCTTAAAGAGCATGTTATTAAGCCTGTTATCCCTGAGAAGTACCTTGATGAGAAGACCATCTTCCACCTTAACCCCTCAGGCCGCTTTGTTATTGGTGGCCCTCACGGTGATGCAGGTCTCACTGGCCGTAAGATCATCATTGACACTTATGGTGGATGGGGAGCCCACGGTGGTGGTGCTTTCTCTGGAAAGGACCCAACTAAGGTGGACAGGAGTGGTGCCTACATTGTCAGGCAGGCTGCCAAGAGTATAGTAGCAAATGGTCTTGCTCGCAGGGCCATTGTTCAGGTCTCTTATGCCATTGGTGTGCCTGAGCCCTTGTCCGTCTTTGTTGATACATATGGAACTGGAAAGATTCCTGACAAGGAGATCCTTAAAATCGTGAAGGAGAGCTTCGACTTCAGGCCTGGAATGATCACTATTAACTTGGACCTCAAGAGGGGTGGCAATGGAAGATTCTTGAAGACTGCTGCCTATGGACACTTCGGAAGGGACGACCCTGACTTCACCTGGGAGGTTGTGAAGCCCCTCAAGTGGGAGAAGCCCCAATCTTAG